A part of Micromonospora chersina genomic DNA contains:
- a CDS encoding valine--tRNA ligase produces MTERLDARRPDAPTLAGQYQPGEVEQRRYEQWVAAGHFRASADSDKPPFTIVIPPPNVTGSLHMGHAFEHTLMDALNRRKRMQGYEALWLPGMDHAGIATQNLVERQLAGEGLSRHDLGREKFVERVWQWKAESGGAILGQMRRLGDAVDWDRERFTMDEGLSRAVQTMFKKLFDDGLIYRANRIINWCPRCLTALSDIEVEHTDDEGELISIRYSDEVVVATTRAETMLGDTAVAVHPDDERYRHLIGTEVALPLTDRRIPIVADEHVDPSFGTGMVKVTPAHDPNDFEIGQRHDLPQLTIMDERGIITAPGPFQGLDRYEARPAIVAALREQGLIVAEKRPYVHAVGHCSRCKTTVEPRLSLQWFVNTAPLAKAAGDAVRDGRVKIEPAELAKRYFAWVDNMHDWCISRQLWWGHRIPVWYGPDGEIVCVGPDEEPPTGDGWRQDEDVLDTWFSSGLWPFSTLGWPERTPDLAKFYPTSVLVTGYDILFFWVARMMMFGLYAMDGVQPFDVVALHGMVRDEHGKKMSKSFGNVVDPLDWIDRFGADATRFTLARGANPGQDVPVSEEWCQGSRNFCNKLWNATRFALLNGAHTDGPLPAAAELSTVDRWILSRLAHVTAEVDEQFEAYEFAKVCDLLYHFAWDDVCDWYVELSKPVLAEGGPAADATRRVLGHVLDQLLRLLHPVIPFVTEELWTALTGGETVMTAAWPAADRTLVDDAAEVEVGTLQRVVTEIRRFRSDQGLRPTQRVAARLDGLAGAGIAAHEPLVRSLVRLDAPGDDFQASATLAMPGEVSVALDTRGSIDVAAERARLTKDRAAAEKEAAQARAKLDNPAFVGKAPEPVVAKIRERLAVAEADLVRINAALEALPS; encoded by the coding sequence GTGACCGAGAGACTGGATGCCCGACGCCCCGACGCCCCGACCCTTGCCGGCCAGTACCAGCCCGGCGAGGTAGAGCAGCGACGGTACGAGCAGTGGGTAGCCGCCGGCCACTTCCGGGCGTCGGCGGACAGCGACAAGCCGCCCTTCACCATCGTCATCCCGCCGCCGAACGTCACCGGCTCGCTGCACATGGGCCACGCGTTCGAGCACACCCTCATGGACGCGCTGAACCGGCGTAAGCGGATGCAGGGCTACGAGGCGCTGTGGCTGCCCGGCATGGACCACGCCGGCATCGCCACCCAGAACCTGGTCGAGCGGCAGCTCGCCGGCGAGGGGCTGTCCCGGCACGACCTGGGCCGGGAGAAGTTCGTCGAGCGGGTCTGGCAGTGGAAGGCCGAGTCCGGCGGCGCCATCCTGGGCCAGATGCGCCGGCTCGGCGACGCCGTCGACTGGGACCGCGAGCGCTTCACCATGGACGAGGGCCTGTCCCGGGCCGTCCAGACGATGTTCAAGAAGCTCTTCGACGACGGGCTCATCTACCGGGCGAACCGGATCATCAACTGGTGCCCGCGCTGCCTCACCGCGCTCTCCGACATCGAGGTCGAGCACACCGACGACGAGGGTGAGCTGATCTCGATCCGCTACAGCGACGAGGTAGTGGTGGCCACCACCCGGGCCGAGACCATGCTCGGCGACACCGCGGTCGCGGTGCACCCGGACGACGAGCGCTACCGGCACCTCATCGGCACCGAGGTCGCCCTGCCGCTGACCGACCGGCGCATCCCGATCGTCGCCGACGAGCACGTCGACCCGAGCTTCGGCACCGGCATGGTCAAGGTGACGCCGGCGCACGACCCGAACGACTTCGAGATCGGCCAGCGGCACGACCTGCCGCAGCTCACGATCATGGACGAGCGCGGCATCATCACGGCGCCGGGCCCGTTCCAGGGCCTGGACCGGTACGAGGCCCGCCCGGCGATCGTGGCGGCGCTGCGCGAGCAGGGCCTGATCGTGGCCGAGAAGCGGCCGTACGTGCACGCGGTGGGGCACTGCTCCCGCTGCAAGACCACCGTCGAGCCGCGGCTGTCGCTCCAGTGGTTCGTCAACACCGCCCCGCTGGCCAAGGCCGCCGGTGACGCGGTGCGCGACGGCCGGGTGAAGATCGAGCCGGCCGAGCTGGCCAAGCGCTACTTCGCCTGGGTCGACAACATGCACGACTGGTGCATCTCCCGGCAGCTCTGGTGGGGTCACCGCATCCCGGTCTGGTACGGCCCGGACGGCGAGATCGTCTGCGTCGGCCCGGACGAGGAGCCGCCGACCGGCGACGGCTGGCGGCAGGACGAGGACGTCCTGGACACCTGGTTCTCCAGCGGCCTCTGGCCGTTCTCCACGCTCGGCTGGCCGGAGCGCACCCCGGACCTCGCGAAGTTCTACCCGACCAGCGTGCTGGTCACCGGCTACGACATCCTCTTCTTCTGGGTCGCCCGGATGATGATGTTCGGCCTCTACGCCATGGACGGCGTGCAGCCGTTCGACGTGGTCGCCCTGCACGGCATGGTCCGCGACGAGCACGGCAAGAAGATGTCGAAGTCGTTCGGCAACGTGGTCGACCCGCTGGACTGGATCGACCGGTTCGGCGCCGACGCCACCCGGTTCACCCTCGCCCGGGGCGCCAACCCCGGTCAGGACGTGCCGGTCAGCGAGGAGTGGTGCCAGGGCTCGCGGAACTTCTGCAACAAGCTCTGGAACGCCACCCGGTTCGCGCTGCTCAACGGCGCCCACACCGACGGGCCGCTGCCGGCCGCCGCCGAGCTGTCGACCGTCGACAGGTGGATCCTCTCCCGGCTGGCGCACGTCACGGCCGAGGTGGACGAGCAGTTCGAGGCGTACGAGTTCGCCAAGGTCTGTGACCTGCTCTACCACTTCGCCTGGGACGACGTCTGCGACTGGTACGTGGAGCTGAGCAAGCCGGTGCTCGCCGAGGGCGGGCCGGCCGCCGACGCCACCCGCCGGGTGCTCGGGCACGTGCTGGACCAGCTGCTGCGGCTGCTGCACCCGGTGATCCCGTTCGTCACCGAGGAGCTGTGGACCGCGCTGACCGGCGGCGAGACGGTGATGACCGCCGCCTGGCCGGCGGCCGACCGTACCCTCGTGGACGACGCCGCGGAGGTCGAGGTCGGCACCCTCCAGCGGGTGGTGACCGAGATCCGGCGCTTCCGGTCCGACCAGGGCCTGCGCCCGACGCAGCGGGTGGCGGCCCGGCTCGACGGCCTGGCCGGCGCGGGCATCGCGGCGCACGAGCCGCTGGTCCGCTCGCTGGTCCGGCTCGACGCCCCCGGCGACGACTTCCAGGCCAGCGCCACCCTCGCCATGCCGGGCGAGGTCAGCGTCGCCCTGGACACCCGGGGTTCGATCGACGTGGCCGCCGAGCGGGCCCGACTGACCAAGGACCGGGCGGCCGCCGAGAAGGAGGCCGCGCAGGCGCGGGCGAAGCTGGACAACCCGGCGTTCGTCGGCAAGGCCCCGGAGCCGGTGGTCGCCAAGATCCGCGAGCGGCTGGCGGTGGCCGAGGCGGATCTTGTTCGGATCAACGCCGCCCTGGAGGCGCTGCCGTCGTGA
- the sigJ gene encoding RNA polymerase sigma factor SigJ encodes MTSPSAAAQAAGALLAHRPMLLGLAYRLLGSLHDAEDVLQEAYLRWLDVDRDSVAEPRRYLSRVVTRLALDRLRARQSARETYVGPWLPEPVPTDPSPFGPLETVEQRDTLSTALLHLLERLTPPERAVYVLHTAFALPYAEIGDLLDRSAADCRQLHHRAVARIAEGRRRFTAGAAEQRRLLDAFLAAARDGDLARLTGLVADDATAWNDGGGRVSAARKPVLGAERIARFFTGLYHRRHPGVRGDRIELNGAPALLLHLPSGARYTLSVAAADGRITGFYLIGNPDKLDLLPG; translated from the coding sequence GTGACCTCACCCTCGGCGGCGGCGCAGGCGGCCGGTGCGCTCCTCGCGCACCGGCCGATGCTGCTCGGGCTGGCGTACCGGCTGCTCGGCAGCCTGCACGACGCCGAGGACGTGCTCCAGGAGGCGTACCTGCGCTGGCTGGACGTCGACCGGGACAGCGTGGCCGAACCGCGCCGCTACCTGTCCCGGGTGGTCACCCGGCTCGCCCTGGACCGGCTCCGCGCCCGGCAGTCGGCCCGGGAGACCTACGTGGGGCCGTGGCTACCGGAGCCGGTGCCGACCGATCCGTCGCCGTTCGGCCCGCTGGAGACCGTCGAGCAGCGGGACACGCTTTCCACCGCGCTGCTGCACCTGCTGGAACGGCTCACCCCGCCCGAGCGCGCGGTCTACGTGCTGCACACCGCCTTCGCCCTGCCGTACGCCGAGATCGGCGACCTGCTGGACCGGTCCGCGGCGGACTGCCGGCAGCTGCACCACCGCGCGGTCGCCCGGATCGCCGAGGGCCGGCGGCGGTTCACCGCCGGCGCGGCGGAGCAGCGGCGCCTGCTGGACGCCTTCCTGGCCGCGGCGCGCGACGGCGACCTGGCCCGGCTGACCGGCCTCGTGGCCGACGACGCCACCGCCTGGAACGACGGCGGCGGCCGGGTCTCGGCCGCCCGCAAACCGGTGCTCGGCGCGGAGCGGATCGCCCGCTTCTTCACCGGCCTGTACCACCGACGGCACCCCGGCGTCCGGGGCGACCGGATCGAGCTCAACGGCGCGCCGGCGCTGCTGCTGCACCTGCCGTCCGGAGCCCGCTACACGCTCTCCGTGGCGGCCGCCGACGGCCGGATCACCGGCTTCTACCTGATCGGCAACCCGGACAAGCTCGACCTCCTGCCCGGCTGA
- the ndk gene encoding nucleoside-diphosphate kinase, producing MSSSSPDERTLVLIKPDAVRRGLVGEILARFERKGLRIDALVTRTMDGDFADQHYAEHVDKPFYPPLKAFMTGGPLVALVLSGDQVIEVVRGMIGSTDGRKAAAGTIRGDFSLSNRENLVHASDSVDSAKREIGLWFPELG from the coding sequence GTGTCCAGCAGCAGCCCGGACGAGCGCACGCTCGTACTGATCAAGCCCGACGCGGTCCGCCGCGGTCTGGTGGGGGAGATCCTCGCCCGTTTCGAGCGCAAGGGCCTGCGGATCGACGCGCTGGTGACCCGCACCATGGACGGCGACTTCGCCGACCAGCACTACGCCGAGCACGTGGACAAGCCGTTCTACCCGCCGCTGAAGGCGTTCATGACCGGCGGTCCGCTGGTGGCCCTGGTGCTCTCCGGCGACCAGGTGATCGAGGTGGTGCGCGGCATGATCGGCAGCACCGACGGCCGCAAGGCCGCCGCCGGCACGATCCGCGGTGACTTCTCGCTCTCGAACCGGGAGAACCTGGTCCACGCCTCCGACTCGGTCGACAGCGCCAAGCGCGAGATCGGCCTCTGGTTCCCCGAGCTCGGCTGA
- a CDS encoding DUF4233 domain-containing protein — MTGPVEERPGTGAPSEGAPAQGAQTGGAPAEGGGQRRSGLRNPDKAVRGLGAGTLALEALVLLLAIQPIRVVGGDLSGAALGAIVALAVACVALAGQMKRAWAWHAGTVLQGLLLLSGLLHWSLFALGVMFALVWAYALHVRRVILG, encoded by the coding sequence ATGACCGGCCCGGTGGAGGAGCGCCCCGGCACGGGCGCCCCGTCCGAAGGCGCCCCGGCTCAGGGCGCTCAGACCGGAGGCGCTCCGGCCGAGGGCGGCGGGCAGCGGCGGTCCGGGCTGCGCAACCCCGACAAGGCGGTCCGCGGCCTCGGCGCCGGCACGCTCGCCCTGGAGGCGCTCGTGCTGCTGCTGGCCATCCAGCCGATCCGGGTGGTCGGCGGCGACCTGAGCGGCGCCGCCCTCGGTGCGATCGTCGCGCTGGCGGTCGCCTGTGTGGCGCTCGCCGGGCAGATGAAGCGGGCCTGGGCCTGGCACGCCGGCACGGTGCTCCAGGGCCTGCTGCTGCTCTCCGGGCTGCTGCACTGGTCGCTGTTCGCGCTCGGCGTCATGTTCGCGCTGGTGTGGGCGTACGCGCTGCACGTGCGGCGGGTCATCCTCGGCTGA
- a CDS encoding alkaline phosphatase D family protein: MTQLDRRTLLRAGLVAGAGVAGGAVLGAPGALAAPAWRPAGRPLLTHGVQSGDVTADSALVWTRADRPGRMLVELSRRPDLRGARVVRGPVLDPGGDFTGRVRLRGLPAGERLHYRVRVESLDRPGLCSEPLAGSFATAPGRHKRRDVRFVWTGDIVGQGWGISPDFDGLAIFRSMRERRPDFFLCSGDTVYADGPLTETVTLPDGRIWRNLVTPEKSKVAETLAEYRGQFAYNLLDEHLRAFAAEVPQVNQWDDHEVLNNWYPGEILVDDGYAEKRVDVLAARARQAFHEWLPVAADGPLYRRLSYGPLLDVFVLDMRTYKDPNDGNTYADPGRGLLGREQREWLVRELTRSTATWKVIANDLPVGLVVPDGPGAQEGVAQGDPGAPAGREREFAEVLRAVHRAGVTGLVFLTADVHYTAAHHYDPARAAFGEFTPFWEFVSGPAHAGAFGPNALDGTFGPRAVFVHAPPRANTSPAEGFQHFGEVEIDGETAALTVNLRDRSGASLWTTTLPAPTR; the protein is encoded by the coding sequence ATGACACAACTCGACCGACGTACGCTGCTGCGCGCCGGCCTGGTGGCCGGGGCCGGCGTCGCCGGCGGCGCGGTGCTCGGCGCGCCCGGCGCGCTCGCCGCCCCCGCCTGGCGGCCGGCCGGGCGGCCGCTGCTCACCCACGGCGTGCAGAGCGGCGACGTGACCGCCGACTCGGCGCTGGTCTGGACCCGCGCGGACCGGCCCGGCCGCATGCTTGTGGAGTTGAGCCGCCGGCCCGACCTGCGCGGGGCGCGCGTGGTGCGCGGGCCGGTGCTCGACCCGGGCGGCGACTTCACCGGCCGGGTCCGGTTGCGCGGGCTGCCGGCCGGCGAGCGGCTCCACTACCGGGTCCGGGTGGAGAGCCTGGACCGGCCCGGCCTGTGCAGCGAGCCGCTGGCCGGCTCGTTCGCCACCGCGCCGGGGCGGCACAAGCGCCGGGACGTGCGGTTCGTCTGGACCGGCGACATCGTGGGGCAGGGCTGGGGGATCAGCCCGGACTTCGACGGCCTGGCCATCTTCCGGTCGATGCGCGAGCGCCGCCCCGACTTCTTCCTGTGCAGCGGCGACACCGTGTACGCGGACGGCCCGCTCACCGAGACCGTCACGCTGCCCGACGGCCGGATCTGGCGCAACCTGGTCACCCCGGAGAAGAGCAAGGTCGCCGAGACCCTGGCCGAGTACCGGGGGCAGTTCGCGTACAACCTGCTCGACGAGCACCTGCGGGCGTTCGCCGCGGAGGTGCCGCAGGTGAACCAGTGGGACGACCACGAGGTGCTGAACAACTGGTACCCGGGGGAGATCCTCGTCGACGACGGGTACGCCGAGAAGCGGGTGGACGTGCTCGCCGCGCGGGCCCGGCAGGCGTTCCACGAGTGGCTGCCGGTCGCCGCCGACGGCCCGCTCTACCGCAGGCTGTCGTACGGGCCGCTGCTGGACGTCTTCGTCCTCGACATGCGCACCTACAAGGACCCGAACGACGGCAACACGTACGCCGACCCGGGCCGCGGCCTGCTCGGGCGGGAGCAGCGGGAGTGGCTGGTCCGCGAGCTGACCCGGTCGACGGCGACCTGGAAGGTGATCGCCAACGACCTGCCGGTCGGCCTCGTGGTGCCGGACGGCCCCGGCGCGCAGGAGGGTGTGGCGCAGGGCGACCCGGGCGCGCCGGCCGGCCGCGAGCGGGAGTTCGCCGAGGTGCTGCGTGCCGTGCACCGGGCCGGGGTGACCGGGCTCGTCTTCCTCACCGCCGACGTGCACTACACCGCGGCCCACCACTACGACCCGGCCCGGGCGGCGTTCGGCGAGTTCACCCCGTTCTGGGAGTTCGTCTCCGGCCCGGCCCACGCCGGCGCCTTCGGCCCGAACGCCCTGGACGGCACCTTCGGCCCGCGGGCCGTCTTCGTCCACGCACCGCCCCGCGCCAACACCTCCCCGGCGGAGGGCTTCCAGCACTTCGGCGAGGTGGAGATCGACGGCGAGACGGCCGCCCTGACGGTGAACCTCCGCGACCGGTCGGGCGCCTCCCTCTGGACCACCACCCTCCCGGCCCCCACCCGCTGA
- a CDS encoding VOC family protein — MANGGNRPIAPVRKLIGAVLGTLATFVILFGLGMTSWAIVALGFALLVLAIALATVRGGGRTWVVGLGHVHSASEPPTQYAFGRCELQLVIDAPGLPPRSKKIIEPRVPVAKWPSLGQALPVRVALDDQRHVRVLWDEVPTHAETAAAVADLPPEYADPDPIDEVLIGQEAPPWADRAPEDDFRDDYPPAPDPLLDDLTVLPEEREPVVLHQRPGGGVVLEGQLVEPTVGGPLPRRAPAPRPPAEEGFDTVPMDPIDVPLDEPAGDAPPTAEELDEAIFGPAGDAPAEVASPISGVGITLLVTDLDRSLDFYRDLGFDELDRGEGNAVLASGPTRLVLRRVTGAAPISRRLVHVNLEVDDIQAAYERLRGSGVRFTYAPRVVNRGTKLEVWAAAFRDPDGHGVALTQWRTLADA, encoded by the coding sequence GTGGCGAATGGCGGGAACCGACCGATCGCGCCCGTGCGCAAGCTGATCGGCGCCGTGCTGGGCACCCTGGCCACGTTCGTGATCCTGTTCGGGCTGGGCATGACGAGCTGGGCCATCGTGGCGCTCGGTTTCGCCCTGCTGGTGCTGGCCATCGCCCTGGCCACGGTCCGTGGCGGCGGCCGCACCTGGGTGGTCGGGCTGGGTCACGTGCACAGCGCCTCCGAGCCGCCCACCCAGTACGCCTTCGGCCGCTGTGAACTGCAACTGGTGATCGACGCGCCCGGCCTGCCGCCCCGGTCCAAGAAGATCATCGAGCCGCGGGTCCCGGTCGCCAAGTGGCCGTCGCTCGGCCAGGCGCTGCCCGTCCGGGTCGCCCTTGACGACCAGCGGCACGTCCGCGTGCTGTGGGACGAGGTGCCCACCCACGCCGAGACCGCCGCCGCGGTGGCCGACCTGCCACCCGAGTACGCCGACCCGGACCCGATCGACGAGGTGCTCATCGGGCAGGAGGCCCCGCCGTGGGCCGACCGGGCCCCGGAGGACGACTTCCGCGACGACTACCCGCCCGCGCCCGATCCCCTCCTCGACGACCTCACCGTGCTGCCGGAGGAGCGGGAGCCCGTGGTGCTGCACCAGCGCCCCGGCGGCGGGGTCGTGCTGGAGGGGCAGTTGGTCGAGCCGACCGTGGGCGGCCCGCTCCCCCGCCGGGCCCCGGCGCCCCGCCCGCCCGCCGAGGAGGGGTTCGACACCGTGCCGATGGACCCCATCGACGTCCCGCTGGACGAGCCGGCCGGCGACGCGCCGCCCACCGCGGAGGAGCTGGACGAGGCCATCTTCGGCCCGGCCGGCGACGCGCCGGCCGAGGTGGCGAGCCCGATCAGCGGGGTCGGCATCACCCTGCTCGTCACCGACCTCGACCGATCCCTGGACTTCTACCGGGACCTCGGCTTCGACGAGCTGGACCGGGGCGAGGGCAACGCCGTGCTCGCCTCCGGGCCGACCCGCCTGGTGCTGCGCCGGGTGACCGGGGCCGCCCCGATCAGCCGCCGGCTGGTCCACGTCAACCTGGAGGTCGACGACATCCAGGCGGCGTACGAGCGGCTGCGCGGCTCGGGCGTCCGGTTCACGTACGCCCCGCGGGTGGTCAACCGGGGCACGAAGCTGGAGGTGTGGGCGGCCGCCTTCCGCGACCCGGACGGGCACGGCGTGGCGCTCACCCAGTGGCGCACCCTCGCCGACGCCTGA
- a CDS encoding bifunctional folylpolyglutamate synthase/dihydrofolate synthase: protein MTDRTEFAEVEAALNARGFTRMRFELEKIESLLDLLGSPQRAYPSIHLTGTNGKTSTARMIDSLLRAFGLHTGRYTSPHLETVRERISLDGEPVSEDRFVATYREVAPLAELVDQRSEEPLTYFDLTTALAFATFADAPVDVAVVEVGLGGAEDATNVIQAGVAVITPIGLDHTEWLGDTIEDIALHKAGIIHSGATVIAAAQEEEAARPILERCAEVNATVAREGAEFGVLRRAVAVGGQVLTIQGLGGVYEEIFIPLHGAHQAQNAAVALAAVEAFLGAGARRQLDIEAVREGFAATSSPGRLEKVRTAPTILLDGAHNPHGMAATVTALQEEFAFSKLVGVLAVLGDKDAASLLELLEPVLDSIVVTANSSPRAMPVDELAALARETFGPDRVQVAEEMPDAIEAAVAEAESDVPGELAGVGVLITGSVVTVADARRLLKR, encoded by the coding sequence GTGACCGACCGCACCGAATTCGCCGAGGTGGAGGCCGCGCTCAACGCGCGCGGCTTCACCCGCATGCGCTTCGAGCTGGAGAAGATCGAGAGCCTGCTCGACCTGCTCGGCAGCCCGCAGCGGGCGTACCCGTCGATCCACCTGACCGGGACCAACGGCAAGACCTCGACGGCCCGGATGATCGACTCGCTGCTGCGGGCGTTCGGGCTGCACACCGGCCGCTACACCAGCCCGCACCTGGAGACCGTCCGGGAGCGGATCAGCCTGGACGGCGAGCCGGTGAGCGAGGACCGCTTCGTGGCGACCTACCGCGAGGTGGCGCCCCTCGCCGAGCTGGTCGACCAGCGCTCCGAGGAGCCGCTCACCTACTTCGACCTGACCACCGCGCTGGCCTTCGCCACCTTCGCCGACGCCCCCGTGGACGTCGCCGTGGTGGAGGTGGGGCTCGGCGGCGCCGAGGACGCCACAAACGTCATCCAGGCCGGGGTCGCCGTGATCACCCCGATCGGGCTGGACCACACCGAGTGGCTCGGCGACACCATCGAGGACATCGCCCTGCACAAGGCGGGCATCATCCACTCCGGCGCCACGGTGATCGCCGCGGCCCAGGAGGAGGAGGCCGCCCGGCCGATCCTGGAGCGCTGCGCCGAGGTGAACGCCACCGTCGCGCGGGAGGGCGCCGAGTTCGGCGTGCTGCGCCGCGCGGTGGCCGTCGGCGGCCAGGTGCTCACCATCCAGGGCCTGGGCGGGGTGTACGAGGAGATCTTCATCCCGCTGCACGGCGCCCACCAGGCACAGAACGCCGCCGTGGCGCTGGCCGCGGTGGAGGCGTTCCTCGGCGCGGGCGCGCGACGGCAGCTCGACATCGAGGCGGTCCGGGAGGGCTTCGCGGCGACCAGCTCGCCGGGGCGGCTGGAGAAGGTGCGCACCGCCCCCACGATCCTGCTCGACGGCGCGCACAACCCGCACGGGATGGCCGCCACCGTCACGGCGCTCCAGGAGGAGTTCGCGTTCAGCAAGCTGGTCGGCGTGCTGGCCGTGCTCGGCGACAAGGACGCGGCCAGCCTGCTGGAGCTGCTGGAGCCGGTGCTCGACTCGATCGTGGTCACCGCGAACAGCTCGCCCCGGGCGATGCCCGTCGACGAGCTGGCCGCGCTGGCCCGGGAGACCTTCGGGCCGGACCGGGTGCAGGTGGCCGAGGAGATGCCGGACGCCATCGAGGCGGCCGTCGCCGAGGCCGAGTCCGACGTGCCGGGCGAGCTGGCCGGGGTGGGCGTGCTGATTACCGGATCGGTGGTGACCGTGGCCGACGCCCGCCGGCTGCTCAAGCGATGA
- a CDS encoding helix-turn-helix domain-containing protein translates to MIRIHLDDRTVAHTRIAVSPLWEIQAGFWLLHRNPDELPWPYTDWARQARRVLAGLPESAPLRVYLDAGANMPDFLSPIPPTAAPTLAEETAALRDTPAELVAEQLARHWPDGVPDWLRPYATDPRAALDRVADDLLGWWEAALAPWWPAMRAALDEEVLHRARALAADGPDALLADLHEQARWERPVLTVVKPWEQEVRAADQRLLLIPLIFSGGGLACSTDHPNVVAVSYPARGAALLAAGPAGQPDPVTDRLALLLGRGRATVLRALGRPATTAGLAAALGLAPSTVSEHLSALLAAGVVHRRRVGRRVLYGLEPTGAALLGLLSGEPVDRTA, encoded by the coding sequence GTGATCCGGATCCATCTGGACGACAGGACCGTGGCCCACACCCGGATCGCGGTCAGTCCGCTGTGGGAGATCCAGGCCGGCTTCTGGCTGCTGCACCGCAACCCCGACGAGCTGCCCTGGCCCTACACCGACTGGGCGCGGCAGGCCCGCCGGGTGCTGGCCGGGCTGCCCGAGTCGGCGCCGCTGCGGGTCTACCTGGACGCCGGGGCGAACATGCCGGACTTCCTCAGCCCGATCCCGCCCACCGCCGCGCCGACCCTGGCCGAGGAGACCGCCGCGCTGCGCGACACCCCGGCGGAACTGGTCGCCGAGCAGCTCGCCCGGCACTGGCCGGACGGTGTCCCGGACTGGCTGCGCCCGTACGCGACCGACCCGCGCGCCGCCCTCGACCGGGTCGCCGACGACCTGCTCGGCTGGTGGGAGGCGGCGCTCGCGCCCTGGTGGCCGGCGATGCGGGCGGCGCTGGACGAGGAGGTGCTGCACCGGGCGCGGGCGCTGGCCGCCGACGGGCCGGACGCGCTCCTGGCCGACCTGCACGAGCAGGCCCGGTGGGAGCGGCCGGTGCTGACCGTGGTGAAGCCGTGGGAGCAGGAGGTCCGTGCCGCCGACCAGCGGCTGCTGCTCATTCCGCTGATCTTCTCCGGCGGCGGGCTGGCCTGCTCCACCGACCACCCGAACGTGGTGGCGGTCTCCTACCCGGCCCGGGGCGCGGCGCTGCTGGCCGCCGGGCCGGCCGGGCAACCGGACCCGGTGACCGACCGCCTGGCGCTGCTGCTCGGCCGGGGCCGCGCCACGGTGCTGCGGGCACTGGGCCGCCCGGCCACCACCGCCGGCCTGGCCGCCGCCCTCGGGCTGGCGCCGAGCACCGTCTCGGAGCACCTGTCCGCGCTGCTCGCCGCCGGGGTGGTGCACCGCCGGCGGGTCGGCCGGCGGGTGCTCTACGGGCTGGAGCCGACCGGCGCCGCGCTGCTGGGCCTGCTCTCCGGCGAGCCCGTGGACCGGACCGCGTGA
- a CDS encoding carboxymuconolactone decarboxylase family protein, with translation MSRIDMPAVVPQAYQAVLGLEKYVQKNVDHTVLELVKLRASMLNGCSFCVDMHSRDALAAGESSRRLFAVAAWREAPFFTERERTALALTDSVTRLGEHGVPDDVWDAAAKVWSEKELADLVVAIATINVWNRISVSTRTEPPVEV, from the coding sequence ATGAGCCGAATCGACATGCCGGCGGTGGTGCCGCAGGCGTACCAGGCGGTGCTCGGCCTGGAGAAGTACGTGCAGAAGAACGTCGACCACACCGTGCTGGAGCTGGTCAAGCTGCGGGCGTCGATGCTGAACGGCTGCTCGTTCTGCGTGGACATGCACAGCCGGGACGCGCTGGCGGCCGGGGAGTCCAGCCGGCGGCTGTTCGCCGTCGCGGCGTGGCGCGAGGCGCCCTTCTTCACCGAGCGGGAGCGGACCGCGCTGGCGCTGACCGACTCGGTGACCCGGCTCGGCGAGCACGGCGTGCCGGACGACGTGTGGGACGCCGCCGCGAAGGTCTGGTCGGAGAAGGAACTGGCCGATCTGGTGGTCGCGATCGCCACAATCAACGTGTGGAACAGGATCTCGGTGAGCACCCGCACCGAGCCGCCGGTCGAGGTGTGA